The Engystomops pustulosus chromosome 4, aEngPut4.maternal, whole genome shotgun sequence genome contains a region encoding:
- the GFRA3 gene encoding GDNF family receptor alpha-3 isoform X2, with protein sequence MRCLVVLLLFVKAAFSLSIDSPESYDCVSAELLCKNDTVCNSTYSVLKNCTRGDAGYPTTAPECQEAGQRISQTPIYHCKCHHQMRKEELCLNIYWTVHVLYIPGYLVSADSPYGEDSDTNEQTKNLHFRSLFEPEFLDDTSNACVKEANTCGSNERCTQLKSEYVSHCSMTKGSCDRRKCHSQLRNFIRKVPIEFTKRLLFCPCDQDKNCGERRRQNIVPKCSFEEKEMKNCLEIYDICMGDNLCRSRLLDYQKHCHLFEKNIEGCSPKQHDLCMKAYIRMIGTAATPNFINNMNMDTSLWCTCEGSANKLEVCNAFRGMFTSNRCLQKVISSDLNQSIPMTVNNELRSSPEDKSDTMLAVRSETEKQRPPDSASSILAPSWTLLGPALLMWLLKVVSFM encoded by the exons CTTTCAGCTTGTCCATTGACTCTCCAGAATCGTATGACTGTGTATCAGCCGAGCTGCTGTGTAAGAATGACACTGTATGCAATAGCACTTACTCTGTGTTAAAGAACTGCACTAGAGGAGATGCAGGGTACCCTACAACTGCACCGGAATGTCAAGAGGCGGGACAACGGATATCTCAGACTCCCATCTACCACTGCAAATGTCATCATCAAATGAGGAAAGAAGAACTTTGTTTGAACATTTATTGGACTGTGCATGTTCTCTATATACCTG GTTACCTGGTTTCTGCTGACTCTCCTTATGGTGAAGATTCAGACACCAATGAGCAAACAAAGAACCTGCACTTCCGCAGTTTGTTTG AGCCTGAGTTCCTGGATGACACATCTAATGCTTGCGTAAAGGAAGCTAATACTTGTGGTTCAAATGAGAGGTGTACCCAACTAAAGAGTGAATACGTTTCACATTGCAGTATGACAAAAGGTTCCTGTGATCGACGGAAGTGTCACAGTCAGCTCAGGAACTTTATTAGAAAAGTCCCTATAGAATTTACAAAGCGGCTCCTATTTTGTCCATGTGATCAGGATAAAAACTGTGGAGAGCGCCGACGCCAGAATATAGTGCCCAAGTGCTCCTTTGAGGAAAAGGAAATGAAGAACTGTCTGGAAATTTATGACATATGTATGGGAGACAACTTATGCAG atctCGTCTTTTGGACTACCAGAAACACTGTCACCTTTTTGAGAAAAACATAGAAGGCTGTTCTCCAAAACAACATGATCTCTGCATGAAGGCCTATATTAGGATGATTG GTACTGCAGCCACCCCAAACTTCATTAATAACATGAACATGgatacatcactatggtgcacctgtGAAGGCAGTGCTAACAAGCTGGAGGTGTGCAATGCCTTCCGTGGGATGTTCACCTCTAACAGGTGTCTGC AGAAAGTGATTAGTTCAGACCTTAACCAGAGCATCCCAATGACAGTAAATAATGAGTTGAGGAGTTCTCCTGAGGATAAAAGTGATACTATGTTAGCTGTCCGCTCTGAAACAGAAAAG CAACGACCACCTGATTCAGCATCGAGCATCTTGGCTCCATCTTGGACACTGCTAGGTCCAGCACTGTTGATGTGGCTATTAAAAGTCGTGTCATTTATGTGA
- the GFRA3 gene encoding GDNF family receptor alpha-3 isoform X1 yields the protein MRCLVVLLLFVKAAFSLSIDSPESYDCVSAELLCKNDTVCNSTYSVLKNCTRGDAGYPTTAPECQEAGQRISQTPIYHCKCHHQMRKEELCLNIYWTVHVLYIPVPTGYLVSADSPYGEDSDTNEQTKNLHFRSLFEPEFLDDTSNACVKEANTCGSNERCTQLKSEYVSHCSMTKGSCDRRKCHSQLRNFIRKVPIEFTKRLLFCPCDQDKNCGERRRQNIVPKCSFEEKEMKNCLEIYDICMGDNLCRSRLLDYQKHCHLFEKNIEGCSPKQHDLCMKAYIRMIGTAATPNFINNMNMDTSLWCTCEGSANKLEVCNAFRGMFTSNRCLQKVISSDLNQSIPMTVNNELRSSPEDKSDTMLAVRSETEKQRPPDSASSILAPSWTLLGPALLMWLLKVVSFM from the exons CTTTCAGCTTGTCCATTGACTCTCCAGAATCGTATGACTGTGTATCAGCCGAGCTGCTGTGTAAGAATGACACTGTATGCAATAGCACTTACTCTGTGTTAAAGAACTGCACTAGAGGAGATGCAGGGTACCCTACAACTGCACCGGAATGTCAAGAGGCGGGACAACGGATATCTCAGACTCCCATCTACCACTGCAAATGTCATCATCAAATGAGGAAAGAAGAACTTTGTTTGAACATTTATTGGACTGTGCATGTTCTCTATATACCTG TCCCTACAGGTTACCTGGTTTCTGCTGACTCTCCTTATGGTGAAGATTCAGACACCAATGAGCAAACAAAGAACCTGCACTTCCGCAGTTTGTTTG AGCCTGAGTTCCTGGATGACACATCTAATGCTTGCGTAAAGGAAGCTAATACTTGTGGTTCAAATGAGAGGTGTACCCAACTAAAGAGTGAATACGTTTCACATTGCAGTATGACAAAAGGTTCCTGTGATCGACGGAAGTGTCACAGTCAGCTCAGGAACTTTATTAGAAAAGTCCCTATAGAATTTACAAAGCGGCTCCTATTTTGTCCATGTGATCAGGATAAAAACTGTGGAGAGCGCCGACGCCAGAATATAGTGCCCAAGTGCTCCTTTGAGGAAAAGGAAATGAAGAACTGTCTGGAAATTTATGACATATGTATGGGAGACAACTTATGCAG atctCGTCTTTTGGACTACCAGAAACACTGTCACCTTTTTGAGAAAAACATAGAAGGCTGTTCTCCAAAACAACATGATCTCTGCATGAAGGCCTATATTAGGATGATTG GTACTGCAGCCACCCCAAACTTCATTAATAACATGAACATGgatacatcactatggtgcacctgtGAAGGCAGTGCTAACAAGCTGGAGGTGTGCAATGCCTTCCGTGGGATGTTCACCTCTAACAGGTGTCTGC AGAAAGTGATTAGTTCAGACCTTAACCAGAGCATCCCAATGACAGTAAATAATGAGTTGAGGAGTTCTCCTGAGGATAAAAGTGATACTATGTTAGCTGTCCGCTCTGAAACAGAAAAG CAACGACCACCTGATTCAGCATCGAGCATCTTGGCTCCATCTTGGACACTGCTAGGTCCAGCACTGTTGATGTGGCTATTAAAAGTCGTGTCATTTATGTGA